A genomic segment from Frateuria edaphi encodes:
- a CDS encoding glycosyltransferase: MSAVVTPTRRLVVVQLIPALHTGGAERSTLEVGRALVEAGHRSIVISSGGRLVAQLEAEGSEHVTLDIGTKSPRTLLHLGALRRRLRELKPDIVHARSRLPGWMGWWALRGLNPRPHFVTTVHGLNSPGRYSSILLRGERVIAVSQTMRDYALSHYPWLDPTRVKVIPRGIDPEAFPYGHRPDDAWQKAFFAEYPQLAGAPLLTLPGRGTRLKGHHEAIELMAELKRRGIEARLLLLGVIEPGREAYVEELRQLIRERDVEAQVVLTAPRNDVRDIYAVSALILQLSTKPESFGRTVVEALSLCRPVLGYAHGGVGELLAELYPAGRVPVGDRQKLVERAAELLRVAPPIPMLQSYRLSDMQQAVLALYGEVAG, translated from the coding sequence ATGTCTGCCGTCGTCACCCCCACCCGGCGCCTGGTTGTCGTCCAGCTGATCCCGGCGCTGCATACGGGCGGGGCGGAGCGTTCGACGCTGGAAGTGGGTCGGGCGCTGGTGGAAGCGGGGCACCGCTCGATCGTGATCTCCTCCGGCGGCCGCCTGGTGGCGCAGCTGGAGGCCGAGGGCAGCGAGCACGTCACCCTGGACATCGGCACCAAGTCGCCGCGCACGCTGTTGCACCTGGGCGCGCTGCGCCGTCGGCTGCGCGAACTGAAGCCCGACATCGTGCATGCCCGCTCGCGCCTGCCCGGATGGATGGGCTGGTGGGCCTTGCGCGGGCTGAATCCGCGTCCGCATTTCGTCACCACCGTGCACGGGCTCAACTCGCCCGGCCGCTACAGCTCGATCCTGTTGCGCGGCGAGCGGGTCATCGCCGTCTCGCAGACGATGCGCGACTACGCCCTGAGCCACTATCCGTGGCTGGATCCGACGCGAGTGAAAGTGATTCCGCGCGGCATCGACCCGGAGGCGTTCCCGTACGGCCATCGTCCGGACGACGCCTGGCAGAAGGCCTTCTTCGCCGAGTACCCGCAGTTGGCCGGCGCACCGCTGCTGACCCTGCCGGGCCGTGGCACGCGCCTGAAGGGCCACCACGAGGCGATCGAGCTGATGGCCGAGCTCAAGCGCCGCGGCATCGAGGCGCGCCTGTTGTTGCTGGGCGTGATCGAGCCGGGCCGCGAGGCCTACGTGGAAGAGCTCCGGCAACTGATCCGCGAGCGCGACGTCGAGGCGCAGGTGGTGCTGACGGCGCCCCGCAACGACGTGCGCGACATCTACGCGGTGTCCGCACTGATCCTGCAGCTGTCGACCAAGCCCGAATCGTTCGGGCGCACCGTGGTCGAGGCACTCTCGCTGTGTCGTCCCGTGCTTGGCTACGCCCACGGCGGCGTCGGCGAACTGCTGGCCGAGCTGTACCCGGCCGGTCGCGTGCCGGTGGGCGACCGCCAGAAGCTGGTCGAGCGTGCCGCCGAACTGCTGCGCGTGGCGCCGCCGATCCCGATGCTGCAGAGCTACCGGCTGTCGGACATGCAACAGGCGGTACTGGCACTGTATGGGGAAGTGGCCGGCTGA
- a CDS encoding zinc-finger domain-containing protein has protein sequence MSRPLPEAAPIPANAENRYEVTRNDLPLSCPMPAMSLWNSHPKVYLPIVEDGGESVCPYCGAHYVLRD, from the coding sequence ATGTCGCGCCCCCTGCCCGAGGCCGCGCCGATCCCGGCGAATGCCGAAAATCGTTACGAAGTGACGCGCAACGACCTGCCGCTGTCCTGTCCGATGCCGGCGATGTCGCTGTGGAACTCGCATCCGAAGGTCTACCTGCCGATCGTCGAGGACGGCGGGGAGTCCGTCTGTCCTTACTGCGGCGCGCATTACGTCCTGCGCGACTGA